The segment AAGAAGAGTTTTGCAAATGGCTTCAGACTCTGTGAATGGAAAACAAGCTAGAAATCACTtcacaaagggaaaaagacaACAGCACCAGCAAATAAAGAACAGATCTTCAGTTAGTGACGGTGGTGGAGAAGActcctttatttttgaagcaaaTGAAGCTTGGAGAGATTTTCATGGTTCTCTTCTTCAATTTTATGAAAATGGAGAACTCTGCGATGTCACACTAAAGGTGAGACTgccttttttcttacttttctcaCCCTTTTAAGTGTACTATGAAAAATGAGGATTCCTGTAACCATAAAAGGCAAATTTTTGGTGCTACACTTACATGTTATAATCGAATGATTTtagtctcattttttttattgaaggTGAAGGGACATAAAGGAGGGTGTAAATGAAAAGAGTTTAGCATAAGATAAAATTATTGTACtaatttaatgatatttattatttcttagttAATTTAACTTCTGAGAGTTCTAGAACCCTCTAACAACACATAGTTATTATcagtgaaattattaataaattgccATTGACCAGGTAAGCTTTTCACTTACGAATTTAAATATCTTGATGAATTTGCTTATTGTTAATGCAGGTTAGAAGTCAGGAATTCTTGGTTATTTACTCAGCTATACTAGGATTTTACTGTATATCCCTATTCTGGTAATTTAACCTCTACTTCATGGTTATCCGTTAAGTGAGATTGTTTACACCTAATAGTGAAATAGAGTCTAGACTTGGATGAAAAAGTCTTTAGTGAACTTTAAGTCTGTGGTCTATAGGATCATGTTGctctgcttaaaaataaaacagttttaataaaattgtaaatgtgGTAAAGCAGTGTGGAAGAGGCTGTGTTCTGATTCTTTCCATTACACATTTAAAGTACTTTCTTATTCTTTcgtgtaatattaaattttttttgatgaTTCATATATATCCATGTAGGATTTTCCACATGAGATTTGCCACTTTTTAGGAGCTCTTAGATTTTGCTTTCTGTTCCTGCTCACACAACTTCTTAGAGCTTACGGTGTTGTGGGAATTGAGGGGATACTGGAAGAATAAAATTAGGGGACACTCAGCAAAAATCCGTAAACTGAAAGCATAGGATTTGAGCTTCAGGTGCAGAATGTCCAGAAGTGTAGTGTTGTACTGTGGATAACAGCCTATATTCTCTTTCCTTAAACTCCTAGTGTCCTTAAGTATTTCTAGGTCTGAAGATACTGAAAAGAAAAGCATTATATAATTCTTCAGGCTCTGTGTGAAATTTAGCTacgtgtatatattttttttcttagggtCTGAGTTCAGAcgaatatgtttatattttaatgaagaaatatttaagctGTTTGATCCATATGGTATATATGTTTACTCTCATGCCATTGTTCTAATTTTCAACCCTACTGTGAAATTTAGTGACCCATACTGGctttggcaaaaataaaagatacgTAAAATAGATTATTTGAATTTAATCAATTATCAGTGCTCAGAAATGGACAGTTTGGCAGTGTGTGTTCACATTGTACCTATCCTTTGAAGCAGCATTTCTACTCCCTGTAGGGATTAATAGAgaatgtgaataaatatttagttaCAAAGAATTTCACTACTCTGTTGTTTATAATGACACACTATTGGAAGCAATCTAATTTTTCAACAATTAAGGTGATAGAATTTTAGTGggttttttaaactatttttatatgaaacatatttcaaaataatttaaatagaaaatgaaaaaacctCTGTTGAGCTTACAATAAATACTACTaaatattgattgatttattCTGTGTTTCAATTTTCTGATTGATAAGTTGtgcataataatagtacctactcaTGGGGTGTTGAGACAGTTAAGTGAGTTAGTATGTgaaaaacacttagaatagtgtctgacaTATAATAAGTGCTAAATGATGTTTGCTATTCTCATTAATTCATAGAATGCTCCTGAAATGTGAGATAATATAGAAAATCATAGTTTGTTGTATACATGTTATAGATATGTGTATAAAAGATAAATGGCTAATTTGGAAGGAGAAAATTGGCTGACTTTAAGAAACTGGCCTAGATTGAAAGTAAGTGACCAAAGGATTGCGTTATTAAAACAAATACTGTAAACTTGTCTGGAACTTTTGTCCCTGCTACAGTACATGCTCCTTGCTGATCTGAAGCTGATTTTGACATTAAACCGAGTCTTTCtcggtttgtttgttttgaacaGGTTGGCTCAAAGCTGATCTCTTGTCACAAGCTGGTGTTGGCTTGTGTTATTCCCTACTTCAGAGCCATGTTTCTCTCTGAAATGGCTGAAGCCAAGCAAACGCTGATTGAGATCAGAGATTTTGACGGTGATGCAATAGAAGACTTGGTAAAGTTTGTCTATTCTTCACGGCTCACTTTGACTGTTGACAACGTCCAGCCTCTCTTATACGCAGCCTGCATCCTGCAGGTTGAACTGGTGGCTAGAGCTTGCTGTGAATACATGAAGTTACATTTTCATCCCTCCAATTGCCTGGCCGTGAGAGCCTTTGCGGAAAGTCACAATCGAGTAGACTTGATGGACATGGCAGATCAGTATGCCTGTGAGCATTTCACCGAAGTAGTGGAGTGTGAGGACTTTGTGAGTGTGTCACCCCAGCACCTCCACAAGCTTTTGTCCTCCAGTGATCTGAATATTGAGAATGAAAAGCAGGTCTACAGTGCCGCCATCAAGTGGCTTCTGGCCAATCCTCAGCATCATTCCAAATGGCTGGATGAAACACTTGCACAGGTAGGGGCTGAAATACGACTGTCTGTAGAAATTAAACGATACAGGAAGCAAATCAGCATGTTTCATTTATTAGGAAAAGTGTAGATTATTTGAAGGAGCGTGGAAATCATTGATGTGATACAATAATGAAATGGCTTTAACTCTCAGTTTCCTATTCAATTGTTGTACTGTTTAAGGATAAGTCTAAATTTGTCACATTTGAATTAGCAACACCATTCCCTGCTTTTTAacctgaatatttaaaatgttcctttgaGATAgagtaatgaatattttatttatgctaaTAGAAAATAGTCTAAGGAAATAGctctaaattaatataatttataattgttttatgatgtttctaaattttaatgaattattttgctAATGAAAGTACACTTATTCCTACTGCATATAGGCTTATTCTGGAAAGAACCATATGGCATCacattccattttcttccctcaccacagtttgactttttttaacctcaaaaatgtctcattattgttgttattttttttaccatCAACAAGGGTTACTGTGATAGGGAGATAATAAATGGGCTCTTTGGGGtctatatcttttcttttcttttctctccttttcccccctcctcctccttttctccctttcttccttttttcatttattcctgagaaataaaatgatgctTCTTAAAAGAGGAGTGttcttatttgcttatttttttcaaaagaaaatgcctTGTTAAAACTTTGTGCTTGAGAAAAGCACCTGGTGAGCATtatgctgattttaaaaagtataaaatttctcaatacattatcaaaaattttaacaaataccAAGAAGAATGAAATGGCTTAGAATTACCAGTGTTCTCACTTTAGATATTTGTAGGCAGATGAAGTAAACCTATTTGAAATGTGATCATAatgagactgatttttttttaattacacatagcaatatataatatatacattcataTGATCATCAAAGTTCAGAACACCTTTAGGTCTTCTCTGTTAGGATTTTTTGAGTCAGGCGTAGTGACttttgcctgtaatcccacctgcTCTGGAGGCGGAGACAGGACTGTCGCTTAGGTCCACTCGATTGAGGCTGCAGGAAACTGTGATctcatcactgcactccagcctaggctacagggcaagactctgtctcagaaaaaaaaattattttgaaaataaatttttcaacaaaagcaaacaaatttcATTAGTTTACAGCTATATCTCATTTATGtgtatgtgctttttttcttttaaagatggtAAGGCAGATGTTATTTGAGGGAGGCCATGGCAGTAGGTATGTGAACCACTGCTTGGGGTCTTGTAGTGGGGTAGAGAGATTGGTCTCAACTCCCTATGTGTGtgcttttaattcaaaatggCATTACCTGGTTTGATTATCCCTTCAGTCGACTAGAAAATCAGCGCATGGCATCTTTAAGGGAGGAATGGTGAATGCCTCCAATGAAAGGGGAGGCCCTGAGTTAGTATATGGCCTTCCAAGACCATTGATTTGAAGAAAACAACACTTACTTGTTTCAGATATGAATGTTCATGTTTTTAAGTGAGAAATCACATTTCCTTATGTTCAGTCATAGcttaaaaaggcaaaagaacaAAGCACAGCAGTTTTGTTTCGATCATGCCTTCCTTTAGCAACAGAGAGGCCTTGTTATTATGTCAGTACCATTTTTGTAAATAAGCAATTTGAAGacaattgaattattttatttagcccATTTAAATCCATATTTCAAGAAAGTGGATATACTTAACATAGTCTGGTTTCATTAGTGCAGACCAATACTGGAAATTGCTTTAGAATTTGACACATTGAATTTTATTAACGTGTTAAAAAGGCTTTATAAATGAAGTaactgagttttaaaaagagaacatactACAGTGAAAGTGGAGAAGGAACTATCCTATTACCACTTATATTGCAACTATTCATGATTTTAGGTTCGTCTGCCATTATTGCCAGTTGATTTTCTCATGGGTGTTGTGGCAAAAGAACAGATTGTCAAGCAAAATCTAAAATGTAGGGATTTACTGGATGAAGCAAGAAATTACCACCTTCATTTGAGTAGCAGAGCAGTACCTGACTTTGAATACTCTGTTCGGACTACCCCAAGGAAGCACACTGC is part of the Eulemur rufifrons isolate Redbay chromosome 13, OSU_ERuf_1, whole genome shotgun sequence genome and harbors:
- the KLHL8 gene encoding kelch-like protein 8, whose translation is MASDSVNGKQARNHFTKGKRQQHQQIKNRSSVSDGGGEDSFIFEANEAWRDFHGSLLQFYENGELCDVTLKVGSKLISCHKLVLACVIPYFRAMFLSEMAEAKQTLIEIRDFDGDAIEDLVKFVYSSRLTLTVDNVQPLLYAACILQVELVARACCEYMKLHFHPSNCLAVRAFAESHNRVDLMDMADQYACEHFTEVVECEDFVSVSPQHLHKLLSSSDLNIENEKQVYSAAIKWLLANPQHHSKWLDETLAQVRLPLLPVDFLMGVVAKEQIVKQNLKCRDLLDEARNYHLHLSSRAVPDFEYSVRTTPRKHTAGVLFCVGGRGGSGDPFRSIECYSINKNSWFFGPEMNSRRRHVGVISVEGKVYAVGGHDGNEHLGSMEMFDPLTNKWMMKASMNTKRRGIALASLGGPIYAIGGLDDNTCFNDVERYDIESDQWSTVAPMITPRGGVGSVALLNHVYAVGGNDGVASLSSVERYDPHLDKWIEVKEMGQRRAGNGVSELHGCLYVVGGFDDNSPLSSVERYDPRSNKWDYVAALTTPRGGVGIATVMGKIFAVGGHNGNAYLNTVEAFDPVLNRWELVGSVSHCRAGAGVAVCACLTSQIRDVGRGSNTVVDCM